A segment of the Cydia splendana chromosome 16, ilCydSple1.2, whole genome shotgun sequence genome:
CCTTAAAATAACAAACTGCGAGGTCGCGTGCTTGGATGAGGCCAAGAAAGCCTGGCTAGCTAAACTGCCAGATGTGCCACCTAGACCCGAGAGGCAATAAGGGCCTGGGACAACTTAGCCCCCACTGCCGTTCTAAAATCCCCAATTGACACTTCGTCGGGAAGGGACCACGCAAGGCTCCTAGCTGTGACCAGAGTCTGGACAATGAACCTTTCGATTTCCAACTTCTGAACTCTACGCTGAAGCTATGGGCCTGACTGTTCGGCAGTTATTTTTGCACAGTATCGTTTTGCTTACACACAAATCGTCTACACTCATGACTTGTTACGTCTCGCTTCTCAAAAACCGAATCTTTAACCTACCTGTTCCAGAAGTCTTCTCCGCCTTCGGTAAACGATTTGGGGACCACCTTAAGGCTTCAACCTACAGTGCCATGCTAAAGCATTGTTATCTCAAATCAAAGACAGATCAGTTATTGAGGCCAAAAAGCTTACCTACACTCTTCTTCAATCACTTAACTACGTGGAAACAGCTAGAAGCTAtactaagtaatattttataatgtacgcaaatatttaagtgtcatttttagtaattttgtaaCTTGCATGCTATACCTATTAAGTAACTAAATTCAGATACTGTACAaatctaaaggcccctgtacgcaatgggccagcgccggccagtccaagggacgcagccatgcggtagaatgagatagcaatatcacttgctccctttaacgcataaatgcggccCCCAGaatggcccacgctggcccattgtgtacaggggcctttagattTGTACAGTATCTGAATTTAGTTActtaagtagctaacacactatcgcaccgcaccaaggtcattgtgggacgcacccataagtaagagggagacagcgatatctctttctccctcttacttatggctgcgtcccacaatgaccttggtgcggtgcgatagtgtgttagctactttaaTAGGTATAGCATGCAAGttacaaaattactaaaaatgacacttaaatatttgcgtacattataaaatattacttagtaTAGCTTCTAGCTGTTTCCACGTAGTTAAGTGATTGAAGAAGAGTGTAGGGAAGCTTTTTGGCCTCAATAACTGATCTGTCTTTGATTTGAGATAACAATGCTTTAGCATGGCACTGTAGGTTGAAGCCTTAAGGTGGTCCCCAAATCGtttacacaatgggccagcgtgggtcATTCTGGGCCCCTTAGGCCATTTAAGGCCCCTGCCTTAAAtggttccccgcgatacagagcggctaccgcgaataccgtaattcgcaaattgcggggatttttctcttttactccattaaaggtgtaattagagtgacagagaaaaatgcccgcaatttgcgaacttcgattttcgcggttatagcccaggtctcacctagtgcgggggcccctggtaaatatgtataccatagtttattggtaaatacattattttattttactaattttatgGCTGCACGCCTATCCATCACCCAACAACGGCACTTTCATCGAGCCAAACACTCAGAATTGCTATCGGACTCCGGGTCGGGGCCGATGTATGTGTGGACCACAGCTGTGCCTCTAGTGGGGCCCCTGTTGATCGCCTTGGCCACCACGGACTCGCCTGCTCCTcgggcgccggccgcctatCCCGTCATGCCGCGCTCAACGACATCCTGAGGAGAGCGCTCGTCAGCGCCGACGTCCCTGCGGCTCTGGAGCCCCAGATCGCAAGGGACGACGGCAAACGCCCCGACGGGATGTCGTTGATCCCCTGGCGGATGGGCCGGGCGCTGGTGTAggacgccacctgcgcagaTACGCTGGCGGTGTCCTACATTTTAGCCACCAACAAACAGGCTGGGGCGGCGGCTGACGTCCGAGAACTCTTCAAGGcgaataaatatagttgtctcggCGCATACTACGAATATGTAGCCtttggcgtcgagacactaggtccatggggtaggggggctcggggaCTCCACAAGGTGCTCAGTAAATTCCTAAGGGAGGCCACAGGTGAtcctcgcgcaggcagctttctcgcgcaaagattggccatagcaatccagcgcgggaacgctgcctgcgtgatgggtaCCCTACCAAGGGTGCAAAATTTTTAGCTTCagttatcttaattgtagttaattttagttttatattcattttagaacacttattatttataataaatgagtttttgtaTATACCAAGTATCAacttaagaaattaataaagtttgtaataaactcacaggtgttttattttctaagataaaaaaaattaatgagtTTAGGACGGTTTTTATCGGTTTAGGAAGTCACTATTATCGATTTTTCACAGCACTACTTTCTATCATGTCGGTTATTATCGTTTCGAGAACTCACTATTATCGATTTTTCACAGCACTGCTTTCTATAAaccatagataaatatatagataatatatttctttatctgtgctataaacaattttctttatGTTGGTATGAATAGATGCTCATCAGTCATACATCAGTCAAGTCCTGTCAAAACCAACCGTTTGACAAAAACGTACTATGGAGTTCCTTCTCttagaacgtagtgattatatgtgacgtcccacggtcaaaggtaccttatggcgggtatggagttatgcataccccagtaatctacaataaataagctatcgataacacaaaagatcaaccttctaggttgcgtagttacagagatatgattttttgaaaataatgttgggaaatgagcaactttacgatagagaagttttaagtttagccgcctaaaaaactatgttcctgaagtaagttacatagttgactacaaataataataccttatatatctgagattaaaaaaatattgcgacttgttctgtaatgcgaatagaaacttttgatatcgactgatttatgtgtatactaaccaatctcttgaaaataaagttttatttcattttcacgattgattgcaatgagctctcaagatataaattttatctattagaaaacgacactgacagacagtttaagcaataaacaataccgatttagaggtgaaaatgtattttctgactttttcatataaaatcacaaaattgaatatttttacttttaatgtgacacacaatcaatttttctgagcacatatgaaagaaattctgccattcaaatgaaataaatcctaaaaccccaactaaatactatatttaaccccttatgccactttaaacttacataacaataacagtatttgctccatacatttacgaaaaggtaccttatggaaataaatctaataatacatcactacaaaatatcaatcatattacagtttatcttttatgaatagaaaatattaatttacattaaactgcccccaatttaattagttcttcgtcataataatcttaaaaaagaccaataatttgtatgtaatgaaaaggtaccttgtggtcaagttacatgatgaggcatgatgatgatggaacagttaggataaactaataatattttgaggttaagatggtataaatcgtctatttcttatcaataatatatttcggttgctattgaagataagcggcattgaggttcaatgacctcagatattccataaggtaatgcgtcgggtattggcatttttcagcaaaccaatggctgatttactgcatgcgaccaaaccaaatgaagattattctagttaagaaagacttgacgagagtaactttggtataatagcagtctacttggatttgtgatgtcggtctatgtacggttataatatttgcgaggcgccccaaccagaactgaaattatcaaattagttttgcagaatgctaatacagttctctaccaaacttcttttcccgtattggctagtttttttgggaattttcaatcttttttccataaggtaccttttctactaaactctgagacgacattactaggcttataactaacttataacaaaaataaaaacaggtaaacaaacgttacgcattaaggtttcagatcacacaataaaaaaaaattgagcattttttcacctctttacaaaacatttaatatctccgaaactagaaaccctcataaggtaccttttcccgtggaacgtcacatatgctCTTTGGATCAGAGCAGAAATCGGAATGAACGAGTACATATGTGTGTGACAGCTAGCCATAGATAAATAATTCACCAAAGAGTATTAAGCTGTGTACATATTAAGACGTTTTTGTAAGGCATAATCttcaatattatttaatttaaatgtaagagAAGATGAGGGTCACtttaacttacctacactttaattcagggcattcattgaaaaaatatgaagttaccaaggttacctggtcacttcaaccaagcatcataataccacagtacactaagaacagtagtgaatctaaggccgctcggcaagttatttgcctactcttgcgttggcgcttagggttgtcacttttatttttagttaaatattatttgcatattatgagtagcactacgtttctatttattataatataatgaaatgttctatcaattcataaatgaagtataaataaaacgctttttaaatattaacattaggaaatggcagttattaaaaaaattataaattcgatacagaaaaaaatcctccggtttctgcatgttcggaacgctttattgttagccgttaaagtaaagtaaattctcatccttacgtataaatttagtaaaaaggttttagggaagcatgggcaagtaggtattatgaagaatgacaagtccgggtttgaggagtcgttattgagacactatattttttttctactgtatgactgtaatttttgaattaagatttcttataccaaactgcaaatgggtatttttaatgtacgggctcccaactcaactataatattcatttcgatacagtttagtcaactataatgaaaatgaccaattacagctcgccgcggtcaagagggcgaaacaaaaccatagctcaaattaattattaattttaggttgtatagtagaaacaattgggtaataaatcagaaacgcgcatgtgatacccttaatatagcaacatccatagactacgaaaaccacttagtgttgcttgttagtctccatgggctacggtggccaaaatcgggaaaacaactgtctaaaaattgaatttagcacggagcaagtaccagggcctcatgagttacgagaaggtgtcattgaccaaccaacgcggcggccggggcgcgtaccagtattatgaaggtatcgcggctgctcccgtatcttagctgtataagtgtatacttttggtttggtttgtttgtatgattctactagtttaaagtattatttttgttgattcgtagaaaaagtattgtattcaatagtgatataatcaagcttttcaatctagtaccttacttatactattgcctctgttcatagtcatgatcaaaaaaattaaggcgtaccgtcagagcagacaaatgcgagcgggcgggtagcgtactcgaatgcgcgcgatcacagtcgcggtacggcccacactgccgccaccgtattcccccgtatattatgctaatgtgtgcgtggcaacgcgtgcgtacacggcgcccggcgcgcacgcacacattcaagccggcagcggcacatttctatgaagattcactactgttcttatactGTGATAATACTCTGTAGTCATCTATTGCATCTTAAGCATAAAGCAGATTTGTtacaaaatgtgtaatttaagtTTCCAAACATAAGGAGTTAACTCCTTTTATCTTTCCTATATAACTTTAATTAACttacaataaacatttcttgGGTAAACTAAATCTTTTTAGTTTAGATTAACAGTAATTTGTCTAATTTAACCcttggtacctattttatttcatgGTGCTAAGAGATTCTATTCTTCTATTCAAATTATAATTTGTAGGGTTCTGTGGCAGGCATAAAATAGATTCTTTATGtagtttggcccaggactgACTGTCTAAAGACAGAGGGAATCATACTCTTTGTCTTATGCTAAAGCTATGAGTATAATTTTCTTGGATCTGACTAACTGGCTAGTTGTGTTTGCCAGGCTAAAGTTTAGGAAATATGTTTGAGAAATATACcacaattataatattgttatgttGTGTATGTTATGTATAATTATAGTTCAGGGATACTCTTTACATGCTAGTTTGGTAACATTTTGCTCATGCTGCTGTTTTGTGTATGGGCTAAAAATGTTACACATATCGGCTAAATTATATTTGGTATGCTGATAATTAAACAAGGCATTTATATATCAGGAGAATACTGTTAGGAAATTTTATACAAGTTTATGGACAAATAATATCATTCTCAGACGAGGTCAAGTACCTGGGGGTCaccttcgaccaaaagttaacttggaaccctcacctgaggaacatcatacaaaaagcaaaaatggccatgtggtcatgctgtcgcaTGGCAGGAGCGAGATGGGGCATAAGACccaaaattgctatgtggttatacacagctgTAGTGAGGCCAATTATCACCTACGcttccgcagtctggtgtaacaaaaccaaccAAAAGACGGCAATAGACACattaaacagcctgcaacgcacggcttgtttaacagcaaCAGGCGCCttctcctcgacaccgggagcggccctagatgcactgctggatattataccactccacttgcaggtgcaaaaggaggccaagcagtgcgtctacagaatctgcacgctaaacaggccaaaatggcgctctcaagCATTAACCAaactaaaggcctgggtttttgcaaatagaacccttagcatgcccacagATGACACGCACACTCAATGTCACTTTActaaactgtacacagtagaaatacctcctagagacaaatggactAACGACCAAATGttcgtcgaagagggaagccttATTTGGTATACGgatggttccaagaaaggcaatgatgtaggatgtgggatctatggtgagagacctaagctcagagctagcgtcagcatgggcacacaggcctcaatcttccaggcagaagtcttcgccatcaacaaatgtgcggagatcaacctggatagaaacctaagacaccagcatatctacatcaactcagacagccaggctgctctgctggcactagaatcaaagagcatataatcactacgttacTAGAATctcttgagtcaaactcaaaactagtccagaactgtaaattttttttttttttttttttgacgttaAGATTCTGTTTATTCAGAGACCAAACTTTTATatccgcaacgcaggcttcgtcaggtaAACACAAATTTACAATCAGCTACAGGCATCGTCACAAAAAACTACAGCGATAAAATCCGCAACAGGCTTCGTCAACTCAACTACTCTAAAAATACACAttaataagaagaaaaaaaaaaaacctacaaataaaatacaCCCTCCAACTCACCGCCAGCAGGCAGTGTACCCAACAAGCTGGCCGCATTTCCCCGTTGAATAGCGATGCTAATTCtctgggcaaaatactggccagCCCTTTGGTCACCCGAGGCGTCGACCAAACGCGAGGCCAAATCCTTATACTAACTGTAaatcaaacctaaatgcactggcttatTCCAACAAAGTcatacttagatgggtaccagggcactccgacattaacggaaacgaagaagcggatgaacttgctagaaagggcgcagacacacccctggtcggcccagaaccgtttTGTGGAACCACAAAacgggatgcatattctctgctcaacaacatagaaaaaacgagagcaatcgattggtggaagttcgtaaaaggacaagaacactcgaaagctctaatcaaagggttcaacagcaaaactgctaaggagcttctaGGGCTCAAAAGACACAAAACTTGTGCGGTGACTAGAATtttgactggacactgcaagttgaacaaacacatGTTTCAAATAGGGaaaaaacaagatgcgacatgcaggttctgccaagagtcagaggagactgctatGCACATCCTCTGCTCCTGCGGACCACTAATGtccaaaagaagtacctacctagggcgacatatactggaaccctatgaggtacagagcattacggcccaaagaatctggaatttcctggattcaacgggcattagtaatgaactttaaagggccgtcacaatagatcacagCTTGGTCGAAGCGACAGTCAAAGGCCCacataaacataataataaataataataggaaattttattaacttgcacaTTAGGCTATTCAAGACTTGTCATTTTGGAAATGTGAAAATACTTTTCTAACATTATACCTACACTGCGTCTAGTGCTCCATATGAGTGCTGACTACATTATTTTCTTATATTGAACAAACAGGTATGTAAAGCGACTTTAAACTTCTTTTAAAAagatacataggtacagtcgacagaaaaagttgctaagcgggccaggtattcaaaattaccttgacacactcttattctcttaataataaagtcacgtcaagatcattttgaacacctggcccgcttagtaacttttgctgctgactgtacctgtttcAGCAAGTATAAACTAGGATTTCCCATAGGTATATATGTGCAGCAGCTGAGAGCATGAAACAAATTagcctaaataatatattttcttgatgactaacataaggacaacttatacaagaataatctattccatcaatatttaagctctcaatatttttattacatttttaaataataaatttagtttTCGTCTTGGTTGAGCTGTACACGTATATAAACCGCCGTAGTAGTATTGTCTGACTGAACTTCTGAAGAGAAACCTACTACGAACGCCTCATATTGAGCGAGATTTAATCCTGCAACAAACATATGTAAGGATTAGGTAATGTTGCGAGAGAACGGCGATATAATCAAAGTTCTTAATactgttttaaaagtttacctttgtaaattatgtagtcgaatcagtcgctgaaaatattcagatatgtgggcctatggacggtttccaggacacaatgtgtggtcttattggatagatttaggcatacgttttaattttatttatgccttttaaccctaaaacaaaaaaaaactgcacATAATCTTAAAAGTTCCCAAGTTCTTCCCATGTTCTTCCAGTACTTGTCATAACCTAAAATTTTAGTAATGTGTACTATCAACGAGTATGATTATACATTGCAGGCTTCGCTTTGTTTAAGGTaatgcacaatcttattaaatatcagaaaatatcacaggtcacagcagaaatatctcttgaaataaaaacgattcaGAAATTTCAGAATGTCAACAAACAAGTtggccacagataaaacacagatgacacgcgattttggaattattcgaacacagtgttgctagcccgcgatttttcaaatttgccgcctttttctactgacaagatttgcttgacgcagtaTAAATTCCAGAGtgttaaaaacaaaactttGTCTATAACTTTAGTATTACCAAAAACATTTGAATTCCAAGAAATAAGGGTAAGCGACTAATTTTTAACCACAAAAATGTAACCTAAAGAAAGCGTTCAGAACAAAAAGTCGTGTATGACTGCACTTATacagtttttttaattatttcatcTGGTGACTGGTCTACCGGAGCATCTAAACAAACTCAtcctaatttaaaattaattactgtatttatttaatttggggAAATTGATTTTGTAATCTTGTAACCCACTTCGTTTCCACCCTGACAAATTTGACATTGACGTTACCGCCATATTGCATTCTTTCTGTTTTGATCGACGAGCCGTGCTGACGGAGCGAGGTGAATATtacaaattgtttaatttaaaattagaaaTCGGTACAGAAAAGAACTGCAAACTTATTTGTATTACTTAATTTGCAcgcaaattattataattatcgaTCGTTTCTGTGATTTAAATGGATTTCTGCGGCATAACCTCAAAATTATTTCTGGGCCTTTGAGTAGAACATgtcgttattttatttattgacgaTCATGTATGGACATAAAGGCAAAAGCAACGCCACGAACATTGATTCCCAAGCGTACACCCACTAAGCTTCGACTACCGCCGTGGTCGGAGTATATGCGTTTGCAACGGTTCGTGGCTACAAACCCCccctaaaaataaatttggaTTGGATGTGTTTTGAGCGAATAGTGTAAGCATGTTTTCGTGTTTAATTACTATGTCTTTCTTTCTCGATCgtgtttttctttaaaaaaatgtaatttttgtttACATGTCCATGATAGCACATGTAATTATAACCCCACCTAGTATAACATTATCAACTTATCATCCCCAGCTCGTCATGGTGAACAACCGAGTGCCCTCTGTCTTTTCAAAGACTTATGTCACGCCCCGGCGTCCCTTCGAGAAGGCGCGCCTGGACCAGGAGCTGAAGATCATCGGCGAGTACGGTCTAAGGAACAAGCGCGAGGTGTGGAGGGTCAAGTACACGCTGGCGCGCATCCGGAAGGCTGCCCGTGAGCTGCTCACCCTCGAGGAGAAGGACCCCAAGAGGCTGTTTGAAGGTTCAATTTGCCTGTCTATTAGTAATGCTTTCCTAAGCTCCATACATATCAAGTTGTCTTAATTCTGTTGATTTGGCATTTTCACATGACTACTGAGAAAGTATGAGCTATCCTGCTCTGAGCTTTTTAACCTAgatatatttttagttatatatttgtatatattatattcaaGCAATAATATTGACTCTTAATGATGATTTTAATGACACCTCTTGTCAGACAAACCTTTGTTGATACTTTATAAATATCTGACTGAACAGCATGTCAATCTATAGCCTCTCACCATGCTCTAAAACTAACATAACTGTATAATTTGCAGGCAATGCCCTCCTCCGGCGTCTGGTCCGCATCGGAGTGCTGGATGAGAAGCAGATGAAGCTGGATTACGTGCTCGGTCTGAAGATCGAGGACTTCTTGGAGCGCCGCCTGCAGACTCAGGTGTTCAAGGCTGGTCTCGCCAAGTCCATCCATCATGCCCGCATCCTAATCAGACAGAGACACATCCGGTAATTATCAACAATtcctaaaattattaattttaaggtcataatttcataaataaaccatttttcatagatttATTGATCCAGgctaaaataacaataaatattcATAATGTAATAATTTATGAGTTCAACTTCATATTTCAAAGAAAGTATGAGAGcttgacattattttaatttgcaaAATACACTTTTAATATATCCAACTTCACAAAAGGGAGGAGGCTCTCAATTCGTTGGAACCCTTTTTTCATATGATATTCCTTCAATACACATTCACAAATGTAGAATATTGTTGTAGCATAATGTTATAAATTTCTCATAAAAGCATTATAACACAGGTGAATGACTAGTCCGAGCTGTGAACGCTTGGCTTGAACCGCACTTGCACTGTTATCATAAAGACCACTTGGTCAACCTTGTGTTGATTTCAACGTCTTGAAATGTTGTCTCTTGTAGACATGATGCAGGTAAAGTACATGCtactttataaataattttgtcATGGCACCAAAAATAATGGATGTCATCAATACAGACTTGAAACAACTTGTGTAGTTAATGACGTTAATGtggattttatatttttgtgatATATGTGTTTCTGATAAGGACTAGACCAATTAAATAAATCCCCATTATCTTGTCGTGGTCGGGCCAGGATCCATGACGCAGGAATCTTTGTGGATCTCTGCCTGATTTGGCTTTGCTGCCGATCATACTCTTTTGAGGGTTAATTCCCACTAGTTAacctgaaaatattttttttttttaaacttggtggtaactagtgggaacaACCCCTTTTgaggtgtattcccatttgtcttcgCTCCACGTGACCGCCACCATTACATGAGGCGGGGTCAGATGGGAATAATTTCTATGAATGCACCCATTCCCATCTGTGGCTGGTATCACTAACAACAGTaactaataaataatgtaatttcCTCAGCGTCCGCAAGCAGGTGGTGAACATCCCATCATTCATCGTGCGGCTGGACTCTGGCAAGCACATCGACTTCTCGCTGAAGTCTCCGTTCGGCGGCGGCCGCCCGGGCCGCGTCAAGAGGAAGAACCTGCGCAAGGGCCAGGCGGGCGGCGCCGCCAACGACGAGGAGGAGGATTAAACAATAAATGACTTCATTTAACACGTTCTTTTATTTCACTATACAATTAGTATACATCATCTGACAATTTACAAAATGCAGTCTTGACGGCCTACTTTTACTGTAGTAACACGTGTTTTGATTAAATTCACATATTGGCTGTGCAATatggaatattaggcaaagctctgcgtaggtgacacctttgtggcacatacagtaaacaaaccacattgacacatcacacgtcacgtcaatcacatggcctaccgcgaaacaagaaaatctaaatttcttcATCtaatctctatcactcttgcatattcgagcgataaagaggcagataactaaatttcgattttctcgtttaccggtaggcccttgttaacaaaccgccttgatacatcaatgtcatattttattgtctgtgaaaacttgtcaaaaaacagtttaaagtagctaacacactatcgcaccgcaccaaggtcattgtgggacgcatccataagtaagagggagaaagcgatatctctttctccctcttacttatgggtgcgtcgcacaatgaccttggtgcggtgcgatagtgtgttaccactataaggcacagtatgtataagttagtctatgaatttactgagtcggtagtgctgcactctggcggcagaactgcagtaatatcccctatgcGTTTAGTGGGTATCTGAAGATTCTCAATTTAATATCAAAAAAACTTATCCCGTTACTTTGGTGGACTTTTTTGCCTCGTGCATTGAAACCTCAATGCTCAAGATTCCAACTATGTGAACCACTGTCTACAAACGTGAAACTAGTCTAGAGGTTGGCAAACTTTTGAGAAGAGCCAACTGCAGTAGAAATCACCAGTTTAAAGAGCCGCAAATGTTCACA
Coding sequences within it:
- the LOC134798417 gene encoding small ribosomal subunit protein uS4; this translates as MVNNRVPSVFSKTYVTPRRPFEKARLDQELKIIGEYGLRNKREVWRVKYTLARIRKAARELLTLEEKDPKRLFEGNALLRRLVRIGVLDEKQMKLDYVLGLKIEDFLERRLQTQVFKAGLAKSIHHARILIRQRHIRVRKQVVNIPSFIVRLDSGKHIDFSLKSPFGGGRPGRVKRKNLRKGQAGGAANDEEED